The segment cttggtgtgatgatgaataggaacacgttatgcaatgatcaaatatcaattctattggcaaaatgtaaagtaaaaatgggaatgttgttacggcacttcaaaacaagaaaagctgaacacatgattatgctttataaaacatatgttcgtagtccacttgaatattgcaatatgataaggtacccacactatcaaaaggatattgcacaaatagagagtgtacaaagatcctttacagctagaatagaagaagttaaggattttgattactgggaaagactacaatccttaaaattatatagtctagaaaggagaagagaacgctacatgataattcaggcatggaaacagatagaaggaatagccgaaaacatcatggagctaaaaatatcagaaagagcaagcagaggtagattaatagtgcccaaaactataccaggaaaattaaggaaagcatcgataatgcagcgtctattcaatgcgttgccagctcatctgaggaatatttcAGGAGTGAtggtagatgtgtttaagaataagctcgacaaatatctaagctgcatcccagaccatccaagattggaagatgcaaaatataccggtagatgtactagcaactctctggtagacattagaggtgcctcacactgagggacctggggcaacccgaacaagatgtaaggtctgtaaggtaaggtaagttcctcaaggaagaagatgaactatacactgtaggttgtcgggaggaaattcttggaccaaaattaacagcagctgatctaagtgcaatcaaacagcccctgataaagtctgaagaggttcctgatatctgcctatcgattagaacagcaacagtaagagccactggttggcaaggatatataaagtgtcaatgtactactcaatgtacatcagctgcctaagaaaaaaatttaaatgcaactcGCGCCGTCACCCGGGCAGATCGTGCAAAAATTTCTGATTGGACTCAgctgaaccctgagatctattgacttatttctcttgTTTTACTGATATTGNNNNNNNNNNNNNNNNNNNNNNNNNNNNNNNNNNNNNNNNNNNNNNNNNNNNNNNNNNNNNNNNNNNNNNNNNNNNNNNNNNNNNNNNNNNNNNNNNNNNNNNNNNNNNNNNNNNNNNNNNNNNNNNNNNNNNNNNNNNNNNNNNNNNNNNNNNNNNNNNNNNNNNNNNNNNNNNNNNNNNNNNNNNNNNNNNNNNNNNNNNNNNNNNNNNNNNNNNNNNNNNNNNNNNNNNNNNNNNNNNNNNNNNNNNNNNNNNNNNNNNNNNNNNNNNNNNNNNNNNNNNNNNNNNNNNNNNNNNNNNNNNNNNNNNNNNNNNNNNNNNNNNNNNNNNNNNNNNNNNNNNNNNNNNNNNNNNNNNNNNNNNNNNNNNNNNNNNNNNNNNNNNNNNNNNNNNNNNNNNNNNNNNNNNNNNNNNNNNNNNNNNNNNNNNNNNNNNNNNNNNNNNNNNNNNNNNNNNNNNNNNNNNNNNNNNNNNNNNNNNNNNNNNNNNNNNNNNNNNNTTTATTGTTTTAGATCTCCAATCGAAAAAACAGATCACTGCGGGAATCTAATGATGATTACCAAAATCTTGTTTACTGGTCCAGAAATTCTTCTTCGTGTAAAGTATCATCGTAAACGATTGCCCCCAGAATCCAATAatgagttttatttaaaaaatttaagctGCCAAGGCAAGCACCTGGGTAATTTCATCCAGTCTGTGCTTAAGCCAGTGGAAAGATGGGATTGGAGTAGTTACATAgctaactgaagagagagagagagagagagagagagagagagagagagagagagagtactaacaAGTAGTTAGAAAGGTTGGACAGCAAATTTGAAGACAGGAAGTGGAGGTAacgtaaaaggctaaaaagcctTAAGAAATGCTTTtagtgcatcacgtgaggtgctTGGTGACACTTCCCTCCATCAGGAATCCAATATTTAGACTGGATATCTTCCAATGTACAGCGAATTGATTCattttgccatttgtttttgtatgtattgtaGTTATAAAGGATATTTTTATCAGGATATCCTGTGAAACACACCAGAATTTTCTTGTCTGTCAAAAATCTAATAAATGGTTAGGATTCATTTCGCTATGTAATGGGGGGGAGGGTTGTGATGCTGCCGGACCCCAACGGTTTGGTACGATTGCTCCCCAGAATCCTCTGAATTTAACGGACTGATCACTTTCTGTTGGAATGTGTATGGTTGCCACCAAAATGTGATGAGCTAGTTCTGGTTGCCACCCAaccaaattatttgtttatttatatcccCCTGAACATTTTATTGTGGTTTGCGCATTGTCGCTAGAGTATGGTATGCtgagaaaataaacatcaaattaaTGATGACAGTGAACAGCTACTAGATAAGCTCTGGTCGCCACCAAGATCTTACGGATTAATTCTTTACCTCACCACAATTGAACGGATTAGTTTAGATCATCGTTGAAAGCTGATCAGTTGGTTTACAAAGAAACCCCTATATTGTTTAGATCGCCATGGAAAGTCTAATAATCAACTGGCCCCAATCACCCGAATATTTTTGGAAGACAGCATGAAAACAGATCCtacaaacaaaagtaataaataaacttGTGCAAAATGACTTTGAGGTCCTGATGCATCGAAGTACTCTTGCTGACATGACAGTGCAGCGTGAGTAACGTATCCCTTACCCCCATTacgaaagaggggggggggggggaggctttaATTTCAGTCAAGTAGTTTACTGCAGATAATTGAGAGGTCAATATTCCTTCATTGGCAACAACAGTGGGGACTGGTGACGATGGGGTTTTGACTATCGGATAGATAAAATTGTACCGTGCAGTATGCGCTTTTGTATTATGAGAAGATTGATTTCCTTTAACAAAAAGTATTTAGCCTTggttttatatataggatacacaaacatatatatgcatatgtatatatataaatatgtatatgaataccaATTTACCGGGGGGATCTTCGATAATCAATGAGGTACACTGAAGATTCAAGCAACTTACCGGTGCAATGCGAGATTATCTACCTCTGGCCTCGAGATCAGGCAAAAACATATTGAATTAAATACGGCTGACGGCCTGCTTCCAAGGAATTGATTAGATAGACTCTGGTGTTTAATTtaactaattatatttacaatagaaCGAATATAAGATTGGATAACGTAACAGGGACTAAAGCACTATAATCCCTAACTACACGATGAAGAAGCAATGTGGTATATTCTTGAAGGAAATCACAATAGAAACCCACTCCAAAGGCGCCGAAAGGTATGAGGGAAGCCAATACACACAAGTTGATGCTCAGAAATCACCCCCgctgaaataactttttttctgtaatcGAAAAATACCTGTAATTGCTTCTCTGAATCGTAGAGGTGCTTCGGAATGAACTCGATTTCTGTTCACGCAGCActtcagtggcatgatcggtatggtcttggccctgccacctcggtggccgttgTTCCAGtcacgggcattccattgaggtgtgagagatgtgtatttctggtggtagaagtttcactctcgacgtggttcggaagtcacgtaaagccgttggtcccgttgctgaataagcactggttccatgcaacgtaaaaacaccatacaaacaaaacaaacactttCAAAATAATACTGGCCTGCAGCCTCCTACTTGATTAAGGTCTGGCGGAGAAGGATGGAGAGAATTctagtaaaacaaaattattgaagGATGGAGGGTTTGCTTGTGAAAAAGGGTTAACTTAgcaatatatgtacatgaattgGTCTATTTTgaatgtacgattttttttttgtaatccaaGTGAGGTTcgaatttatgatatatatatatatatatatatatatatatatatatatatatatagatatatatatatatatatatatatatatatatatagtaaggcctatttgtttttgattaataatatattatccatgcgttctctgtgacctatggaatgtggagaacctgagagtagctgatcaatgagattctaggggtggcgtgagataaaaatgcttagtttcgtcaagtcaatgcacgacagttttatggactgttctcaaagtgcctttgtgaaactggatgcagtcAGTAACCGTGAGGcactatcgaactgtgtgttcgtatgtgtgtgtgtgcctctttctgttaaataggttcatacccaagcctatgagagggattttgatagagggcttcaagtcacaggcaagatgccgtggcattcgccgggggagtttttttattaagtgtttaagtgtccggttgtctggacGATCTGGAATGCCCGGGGACAAAGGATTCCAGAGGGGTGTAAACTTTTTGGAGACTAGACATTGTACcgtttttgggttagtctgtaagactggattacttggttgattgatttatttattcttgttaaataacgttaatgttatgatgcaactctctcattttcattacctgttagaatggagagaaagaggtggagagagaaagagattgtcggtgctagagagagagagagagagagagagagggattcctTGGAGAAAGAAAGGTTATGTAtaatggggtgtgtgggtctgccttccgtttcgtgtcccaCGCTTAcctatgaataatggggggggggggggagagagtccccccagttacatatatatatatatatatatatatatatatatatatatatatatatatatatatatatatatcatatatatatatatatatatagtatatatatatatatatatatatatatatatatatatatatatatatatatatatatatatatatatatatatatatatatatatatatatatatatatatatatacatatatatatatatatatatatatatatatatatatatatatttatatatatattattacaccttcccacattattgtaattattgtatatattttgcctgacttTTTCCCCTGTttaccactttcctttgtcctttcccagaAACTTGTTTGTCTggtttcacactccttgttcttacttgctccgcccatcctaaatttcttcgacctctaaatgtaattttgaatcagtctccactcagcaactaaaccaaggactttgGTGTCCGCAGGGAATtagtccactttattgtgatgtatctataagctaagtataagtgatattgttgtaagggtttaataacgaattgtgcttgGTTTCAAGTGTCTTAATTTCCAGTctgattacttttcgagacgtggatgtcctttgtcatttgtcatttattttcgtCCTATTGTGTCATTTCCTGTCCTTTATGGCATTGGTGTTCCTTTTATATTGACGTTAAGTCTAATTGtaatgtttttgtaataatttttgcattattatatttaaatcttgtttgatggtattctcattcaaatacctttattttgtattattatggtccattgaacccacctgctaaaatggtaaattacccttctctctcacgactgtacTAATATTATGGGGGCCTGTCCTGGAAATTTTTGCTAAACTTCGTGGGTAAGTAATAATTGACAAACTCGTTAAGAATCAGTTGTTTGTATATGTAGTTGGTGATTCGTTATTCAACCTTGCGTGATATAAACATCCTGAGTTACAGTTAGTTAGGTGACTGTTTTGTGTTTGCTAGACCGCTGAAGAATTTATTTCCATTGTGCGTAATTTTTCGGTAACCTTGTTatgggttccccccccccccccccccccccccaacccccctcttcCTAACTGAGACTCAGTGCGCGGATAAAAAGTTAATCTGTCGTACCGTTGTTAAAAATTCGTTTCTCTCGAATCATTCGTGACTTTCACGTGCTTATAGTCTTTCCCTGGGTCCTTAGATACCAGTCTCTTGCGTTATTCATGTTCTGTAAAGTGTAATGAATCTTGTTAGCGCCTCGACATATGTGTGTGAAGTTACCGTTCTAATCAAAGTGTAGAAGTTACGGTTGTTAGCTGAGCGACGGTACTTCTTTTGACTTCATTTTGGTTTGAACTGGGAGTAAAATACTTCCAGTGCGtcttattcattctcattttcccGTATCTAAAATttgttgtgtatacatatttgtcTAATCTGTTACTATTTAtgcgtggtttatggttttatgcgTGGTCAATGCTTAACTAAGTTTGCTCCAATTTCTTTAAGAATTGTAAAACTCTAATTCCGGTGTTTATATTattcttgaagtttctttttaattttcacaatGGCGAAGTTTGATACTCAAAAGTTTGTGGCGGATCCTTCCTCTGAATTGCAATACACCTTACCGATGCTAGGAAGTCTGAATTAATGGAAGTAGCTAGGCATTTAGACCTTGAGGTACGTTCTAGTATGCGTAAGTTTGACATGAGGAAAGTGATAATAGATCGCTATATGCGTATTGGAACCTTGGGTGACGAAGCTAGGcagtatcttgttccagaaaacccCTTCCCTTACAATTGGACAAAAGCTAGGGTTTGAACGTCTTGTAGTCgagcgtgaaaaagctcagttCGACCGGGAAAAAGCTCAGTTAGCTTTAAGACAAGAAGAATAAGCTTGCAAGCCGCTGAAAAGAGAAGTGAGGAGAAAGacaaaaatttgaaatggaaaaagttaAGTTAGAAATTCAAgctaaggaagaaagagaaaaatttgaaatggaaaaaaagagaaaaatttgaaatggaaaaagctaAGTTAAAATTTAAAGCTAGAGAGGAAAGAGCGAAgtttgaaatggaaaaagaaaagaaagtaaagttttttgttgtttgcTATATACGTGAGTTCCCCAGGAATCCCTTGGTGTTTCTCCTTTTGAAATGGTATATGGGAGATTAGTAAGAGGACCCCTTACATTAATTAAAGATGAATGGTTAAAGCCCCAGACTCTAATCAGACTGTAACTGTTCAACAATATTGAGTAACTTTAAGGAAACCCTTTCCAAAGTCCGTAAAATAGCCAGTGGAAAACTTAAGCAAAGCTCAGATTAAATGGAaaagttatgataaaaaaactaaaattaggaaGTTCAACTCAGGAGATCTTGTGTTAGCATATTTTCCTATCCCTGGATCCCCATTTTCCTCCAAATTCTTTGGTCCatataaagtagttaaaaatatcaataacCATACCTGTGATTGAAACCCCTGTTAGAAGGAAAAGTACTCAAATTATCCATGCCAATCTGCTTATAAGGTATCCATTCCAGGAATACTGAAAACTGGTTATGGAGACAAAATTgtaaatgttaatgttaaggtCAAGGACGAGAAACCTGAAGTAAGTGAACCTGAATTCATCTATTCGTGGCGTTTTTGTAGATAATGGTGCTGCGCTGAAGGCCTTTAAAAACTAATGTCAAtatctttctccttttcaatcAGAGACTTCAAAACCTTATTGCTCTTATTCCCAGAACTTTATGGGGGAAAAATCCAGGTCAGTGTACAGTTCTCACCCATGACATCGAACTTCTACCAGGAACTGCTCCCTACGACAACACCCTTCTCGCATCAGCCCGGCCAAGAAATTAGTTATGAGAGAAGAAGTGGAATATATTCTGTTAGCTGGATTAGCTAAACCAAGCAAGTCACCATAGGCGTCTCCCTGTCTATTGGTACAAAGGAAGATGGCAGCATGTGACTGGGTACAGACTACAGGAGAGTAAATTCTGCTACTGTTAAGGATAGTTACCCTTTACCCCGTCTAGATGACCTTATAGACCTCTGTGGGCCAAGCAAAGTATGTAGCTAAAATAGATCTCCTCAAGGGGTATTATCAGGTGAAGTTAACATCTAGAGCCAAGCGTATATCGGCTTTCATAACTCCTTTGGGTTATTCCAGTATGAAGTAATGCCTTTGGTTTAACAAATGCCCCTTCCACATTTCAACGCATAATTAACTACACCATTCAGGGTCTACAGGGAATATTTGCATATCTAAATGATATATGGTTATAGAAGATTCTTGGGAGGAGCTGATGACAGTTTGAATAGCTTTGATAGATTTATGAGAAGCCCAGTtaacaataaatttacaaaaatgtggtCAAGCTACAGTTACTTACTTGGGACATATTGTGGGTGGAGGTAATGTCAGGCCTAAAACTGCAAATGTTAATGCCATTCTTGACTATCCATGACCTAAGACTAGGAAATCCCTTAAAAGATTTCTAGGTATGGTttcatattacaggaagttctgCCGTAATTTTGCTTCAGTAGCTGCCACTTTACATAGTCTTACCAGCCCTAAAAAGAAGTATGAATGGGATGAGAGATGCCAGGCAGCATTTgaacattcaaaatattttttgagtaGTGAGCCAGTCTTACACAGTCCTAATTTTTCTAAACCCTTCTCTTTGCAAGTAGACGCTTGCGACAAGGGTGCTGGAGGAGTGTTGCTGCAGGAAATTGATGGGGTACTCCCACCCAATGGATACACCTCCAGTAGTTTCAAGCCTCATCAGCTGTCCTACAGTACCATAGAGGAGCTCTTAAGTTTGGTTCTTGCTCTCCAAAAATTTGAATGTTatctgatcatccaccctacaatcatccaacatgccgaattgcagccctctggcctcggtagtttttttttattattattttatttaaggttgaagttaactATGATTGTGCCTCAGACACTGCTAAGGCACCGCTAAAGGTGCCAAGAGCACacgccaccactgggccgtgactgaaagttttcATGGGGCCGTTGCTCAGAGTTTCAGCTTTATACTTTATACAGAAAtatcgattgcgcagaagaaacttcggggcattttttactcgttttttataatattcaaaaATTTCTCCATTTTGAGGGTGTGAATAATTTTCTGGCGTCGCTGTATACTGAACCGAAACTTGATCGCTTAAAGGGGAGTGTTTACTCGGCAACGCAACGGCTATAACCTGTGAGTGTGTTTTTAAGGATCGTGTTTCTGCTCAGGATGTGATGTTGGCCAAGGATTTAGTTTCGTCTATGATGAGCGAGAGCAGAAACAATGTCGAAATTGCtttattgaaaaggaatattataatcattttgttttttgtcagtTGAAGGTATTTTTTCAAGGTTGTAAAGCGTGCGATTGTCGAGTGCGAGTTCAGTAGTAACTAAGGGATATAGTTTCGTAATAATTAAGGGACTAATTTGACCGCGATGAGTGCCGTCACTATGATATTGGCGGAGGAGGTAATTATTTCTCGGTAATGGTGGAGACTCAAATGAAGATCAGACGACGTGTGTTATCTTATTATCGGAGTGCTTAGTCAAGGACTTGTTCGAGAAACAACTTCAGCTCCTCTGAGGCAGTTGACAACGATTTTTGAGGTTCATTAGCAATGTGTTGATATTATAATTTTGCatgcagtatgtatatatatatatatatatatatatatatatatatatatatatatatatatatatatatatacatgtgtgtgtgtgtgtgtgtgcacgagtatgtttacataaagtaaaaagtcatgaaggaaaattaaacaatgGAGCATcgttgcaaggcctttcgactctcgtccttcaCTAAAGTccaagagtcgaaaggcctcgtagCGGCACTCCATTGtttccactttccttcgtggctttagccttaatttaataatattcatcacgttccaaattttcttgatttagttatacctattatatatgtatttttgaatGAATAAGTAAAGCGAAGGTTCCATCAAAGTGTTTGTGGTTTGCATATAGTAGTGTTCATTCGTTTGCATTTAATATAGTCCATCAACCGGACATCCTTTTCATGTCAAGTTTTTCGGTTATAACGCTCGGAAATTTAACGGTTTCTGGTGGATCAAAGTATACCGTTTATTTAAATGAACAGAGtgactatactcagtttttttccatctgtccacccgcctgtggtgtttgcgtatggtaactgCGTCcaaggctttagatagttacatccagctacattcaacaattataataatatcctatttcgaatattaagcggtgtaattcgcatacagtaaattattaaaaaacttttcagttgcaaaatgtacacccagatatccttttttatttacctacttaaacacatagcgtaactatctaaagcccgggacgcagtgttaccatacgcaaacacacaggcgggtggacaaatgaaaaaaaaacagagtatagtaataaaCTCATTTCTCGTATTGGTCCTAAGTTACACCTCTATTAAATGTTAGCCATCTTGGTATTGGTACAAAAGTGACACCACTGAAGAGAATGACTATTTACCAGTCATCATGCTATCGGTACCAAAGTAACACAACTATCAAATGAAGAGAATGCCTAGTTGTTAGTCATCCAAGTTGGTTTACGTGGGGAGTGAACGGGAGGAAAACTGAACGTTTTTGAGGCGGAAATAATTTTACTTAAGCGTATAGTGACTAAGAAGGCTTAAAGTTATGATAATTTAAGAGTTCAGAAAAGGATGTTGAAAATGAAGACTGCATCATTAGAAGAATAACAGGTCGTGCATCGAGAAGTTTGAGGAGGATGGGAGAATAATAAGTTGGAGCGGAAGCAAGAGcgagtgtgtatttatatatatatatatatatatatatatatatatatatatatatatatatatatatatatatatatatatacaatgttacgaagtgccaagtatctggttaccattcatcaattattacctcaccaaaagccaggacacctgaaccctcaaaacacgtattaaacgactgaatactctaaaggcaacagtgatcccttaacacttcccagtattgcagaaaatcagactaaagttcatcaaaacaggtgtgaggtaatctttgtaagtaattaaattaatcgggcatcactccatcaaacaactttaaaaatctaagtatttccctgatttcagaagtctaagtacttccctggttgtaagtcacttcaagtaaattgaaggaaagcaaatcaactACCACTCTATGTTCCTACCtaacaatataatcaaatgcaaaatatattggttagaaatgaaaacacttataaaaattctaaatacaataaaaattctaaatacaaaaagtttattattaaactcaaaaatttataagtaaaatcacaatattcaggaaaaattactgttacttgaaaaaaacaaagtaaagtttaattaattcttgaatcaaaatttaagtaaaaattaaatcaaaattaatttatcaaaaaattcaagaaaaactaattcaatcaaaattcaaaagtgttaggcaataaattgaaaattttaaattaattcataagtgctaaactataataaaacttgaaaagaattctaagtaatgcaaattaattcacaaatgttaaatttaattaaatgtgcaatgattaaacaatgaaaataactaagttaaatggtgaattcaaatgaaaatataaaatcaaaaggcacacttcaataaggaaaatgaacaagtgcacaaacaatggaagaagcacaaacacaaaaatacgcaatgtgtaaaagtgtaaatctttttcactcaaaacattacaaCCATCagattttaccaaaccttcgcaaccatctgttattagttaaccacagttcctatcctccgttattagttattagttatcatgttcctaacacttattagttgcaactaataaaaaatataacatactttaccttggtataaccaacttcattctttctttgctgcagcttgattcacactttcacaaaaaaccagcCCCACCGTTACGAATAATGTTTGTTaagattccaaaaaaaaaaaaaaaaaaaaaaaaataaataaacactatacaaactctaagaaatattatatgaaattctaagtttacaagtgaccaatttatgttacgttaatataatctcaaggatgtcacgggagagagagaaagagagagagagagagcacgagagTGAGATGTTAATgactcgaggttctaagatataatgaaatcttcttccccttgcgaaaactggactgaggagatgacacaaaacgttttgagacaataattcttctagaatcttcgaaatctggcacaaattcacataaaaaggtaaaatgtgCACGTGgcttgatcaaagacatacgcgtacaagacgattctgctcaatTGACACGTACCCAATCGAAACGGAGGTGAGCGATAATTAAAGATTGACATTTTGTAAACAACGCAACACTCGATTCGATCGCTTATCAAATGCgctgacagattagggaagcaaacggagatcctgcagttcctctaatctcacaatgctgacataaaaggaaaacaatcatagtttcgaacggacaaagaaaatctctctctttacattctacatcatatataaatatattcttttacaacatgttatgcaacaaaatctgaacacacactttaaacatcctattctaaagctatctaggaatctgaaaaaatgttacacaattctacataacatttcaaagaggggaaaaatgcattttgaaagtagcaatatatatatatatatatatatatatatatatatatatatatatatatatatatatatatatatatatatatatatatatatatatatacacatgtatgtacatatacatatagtatatatatatatatatatatatatatatatatatatatatatatatatatatacatacaatacatacatacatacatacacacacacacacacacacacacacaatgaaggcTCATCGACCAGACGTCGGCACCCACAGGGAACGCATATGCCTCCCTCTCCCTTTCTATCACACTCGCTCTTGCTTCCGCTCCAACTTACATTCTCCCATCCTCCTCAAAACTTCTCGATGGTACGACCTGTCGTCTAGTTACTCACAATGACCCATTATTCTTCTAATGATGTAGTCTTCATTTTCAACATCGTTTTCTGAACTCTTTAAATTCTCATAATATTAAGCCTTCCTAGTGACTATACGCtaaagtaaaaattatttcagCCTCAGAAACGTTCAGTTTCTtaatactatatacgtatatttacggatatatatatatatatatatatatatatatatatatatatatatatatat is part of the Macrobrachium nipponense isolate FS-2020 chromosome 6, ASM1510439v2, whole genome shotgun sequence genome and harbors:
- the LOC135216459 gene encoding uncharacterized protein LOC135216459 — its product is MAACDWVQTTGEKFCRNFASVAATLHSLTSPKKKYEWDERCQAAFEHSKYFLSSEPVLHSPNFSKPFSLQVDACDKGAGGVLLQEIDGVLPPNGYTSSSFKPHQLSYSTIEELLSLVLALQKFECYLIIHPTIIQHAELQPSGLEFPQLRVCRGGNSKYNLNDPAFDGNSKATAIDSVFRGRVICHEGTFTSLEGLEPYVVTLGHGSPGVAFFNTGTCRTAVLDHYTTYCIPVG